A window of Streptomyces profundus genomic DNA:
CCGGACCCCAACCGGGTCGCCGGGCGGGCAGGCCCGGCTCACCAACGGCTCACCGACGGCTCACCGACGGCCCGGCCCCCGGCTCACAACGAGCGGGCCAGGGGGGCCTGTTGCAGCGGAACCGGCTTGGTCACCCCGGCCGGAGCCGCGCCCGGGGACGGCGGCTCGGCCGGCCCGGAGGCGGAGAGCCTGGCCGGCCCCACCGCCTCCTCGGGCTCCGCCCGGGGAACGTCCGCCGGGGGGCCGTCCGCCCGGGGAACGTCCGCCGTGTCGCCGGCCCAGGGCGCGGGCTCCACCCCGTCGGCCGGCGAGGCGGGGGCCAGCGACTCGTTCCCCCTCGCCGGTTCGTGCAGCTCGGCCGCCGCCTCGACCGGCCGGGGCGCCGGCTCCGGCACCGCGGGGCGCGTCCCGGGCGCCGGCACCGGCGTCCGCGCCACCCCGCACGGCGTGGCCGCCGTGGCGTAGGGCAACAGCAGATCCCCGTCCACCGTCCACCGGCCGACGCCGGCCAACCAACCCTCCGGCGCCGGCAGATGGATCAACTCGCGCTGCTGGGGCCGCCACACCGCCACCCAGTCGGCGTCCGCCGTCGTCAGCCGCAGCGCCACCGCGCAGTGCTCCGGCATCAGCACCTGCCCCGGCTGCACCGCGAACGGCGTCACCCGCACCCCGCGCGGATGCAGCAGCTCGGGGAACCGCACCGGGCGGTGGCTGCCCAACACCCCCCAGCCGACCCGGTCCCCACCCGGCGCGTCCGAACGCACCAGCAGCAGACCGCTGTCGTAGTCCGCCAACAGCAGCCGGTCGTCGCTGTCCTCACCGATGCGGAGCAACTCCGTCGGCTCGCCGCCGTGTTCCACGTCCACGGTGACCGCGCGGATGCGCCCCGAGGCGTCCACGCGGTTCAGCGCCAGCAGCCGCCCCTCGCCGTCCAGCCACGCGCCGCCCGAGCAGCGCCCGGCCAGCACCGTGACCAGCTCGGGCCCGAACGCGCCCCCGCACACCAGCCACAGCGCGGTGCCACCCGCCTCGCCCGACTGCGGCGCCAACGCGTACACGCGCGCCCCGTCGGGCGCCGGCGGCAGCAGCGTCAACCGCTCGCACTCCAGCGCGCCGAGCGCCAGCTCCCCCGTGTCGGGCCCCGACGGGTAGAGCAGGGAGAAGTGGTAACGCCCGTCCGTGCGGCGGCCGATCAGCACCCGGCCGTCGGCCAGCGGCACCAGCGGGCTGTCCGGCTCCTCGGGCTGGTCGGCGGGCAGCAGCACCGCGTACGGCTCCGGGCTGTCCAGGGTCCACCGCTCCGGGCACCAGCCCGCGCCGCCGCGCGACACCAGCCTGGCCGCGTAGGAGCCGTCGGCCGCGATCGTCAACGGCGCCGGCTCCAAGACTCCAGCCGTCACGTGCCTTTCACCTCCGTCAGGGGTGGTCCGATCCACGGCCCCGCCGCACCGGGGAACGGCGACGGCGAAACCGTGCGAACCATCGACGGTAGGGGGAGAAGGCCGGCCAGCGCGCGGACTTCCCGCCGTACCACCGCCGGATTCGCCCCACCGACCGCGCGATCGAGCCATCCGCACCGCACGCTCGACTTCACGCTTAAGAGGGGACGCCGTCCACGCCCGCTGACCCCGGGGGCGCGGGAGCGCCCGGCGGCCCGACGTCCCGGGGACGGTTTCCCCAGGGCCGGGGGCAGGTAGCCTGGGCCCGTGCCCGTACTCTCCGATGTGATCACCACGCTCGACAGCCTATGGCCCCGCGCCTGGGCCGAGCAGTGGGATGCCGTGGGCCTGGTCTGCGGCGATCCGGACGCCGAGGTCACCCGGGTGCTGTTCGCGGTCGACCCGGTCCAGGAGGTCGTCGACGAGGCCGTCGCCATGGGCGCCCAACTGCTGGTCACCCACCACCCCCTCTATCTGCGCGGCACCACCACGGTCGCGGCCGACAGCTTCAAGGGCCGCGTGGTGCACACCCTGATCAAGCACGGCATCGCCCTCCATGTCGCCCACACCAACGCCGACCGCGCCGACCCCGGCGTCTCCGACGCGCTCGCCGACGCCGTCGGGCTGCGCGTCACCGGGCCGCTGGTGCCCGCGCCCGACGATCCCACGGGCCGGCGCGGCCTGGGCCGACTCACCGAGCTGGACGCCCCGTTGACGCTGGGCGCGCTCGCCGAGCTGGCCGCCGCCAGGCTGCCGAGCACCGCGCAGGGCGTCCGCGTCGCCGGTGACCAGGGCCGCCAGGTGCGCACGGTCGCCGTCTGCGGCGGCTCGGGCGACAGCCTGTTCGCCGAGGTGCGCGCCGCCGGTGTCGACGCCTACCTCACCGCCGACCTGCGGCACCACCCCGCGTCCGAGGCACGCGAACACTCCCCGCTCGCGCTGCTCGACGCCGCGCACTGGGCCACCGAGTGGCCCTGGTGCCAGCAGGCCGCGGCCCAACTCGACGCCGCCTCGGAGCGGCAAGGCTGGGGCCTGCGCACCGAGGTCTCGCGCCTGGTGACGGACCCCTGGACCGTCCAACTCCCTTCGTCCCCCTCAGGAGCCCCGAACTGAACGCCGAGCCCGCCGACCAGCTCCGCCTCCTCGACGTCCAGGCCCTGGACGTCCGGCTGACCCAGCTCTCCCACCGGCGCGACAACCTCCCCGAACACGCGGAGATCCGCGCCGTCGAGAGCCAGCTCGTCCAGCAGCGCGATCTGCTGGTGGCCGCCCAGACCGAGGAGAGCGACACCGCCAGGGAGCAGACCAAGGCCGAACAGGACGTCGACCAGGTCCGCCAGCGCGCCGTCAGGGACCAACAGCGGCTGGACTCGGGCCTGGTCACCAACCCCAAGGACCTGGCGAGCCTACAGAGCGAGATCACCTCGCTGGCCAAGCGCCAGGACGATCTGGAGACCATCGTCCTGGAGATCATGGAGCGGCACGAGACCGCCCAGGGCCGCGCTAAGGAACTCGCCGTCCGCCTCGACGAGTTGCAGAGCCAGGCCAGCGAGATCGTGGCCCGCAGGGACGGCCTCACCCAGGAGATCGACGCCGAGGTCGCCACCGTCCGCGCCGACCGTTCCACCGCCGTCGCCGGGGTCCCGGCCGACCTCCTCAAGCTCTACGAGAAGCTGCGCGAGCAGCAGGGCGGCATCGGCGCCGCCCGGCTCTACCAACGCCGCTGCGAGGGCTGCCGGTTGGAGCTGAACATCACCGAGGTGAACGACGTCCGCGCCGCGCCGGCCAACGCCGTGGTGCGCTGCGAGAACTGCCGTCGCATCCTGGTGCGCACCCCCGAGTCGGGGCTGTGAGCCGCCGATGACCCGCGCGTTGCTCGTCGAAGCCGACGGCGGCTCCCGGGGCAACCCGGGCCCCGCCGGCTACGGCGCGGTGGTCAAGGACGCCGACACCGGCCAGGTGCTGGCCGAGACCGCCGCCTACATCGGCACGGCCACCAACAACGTCGCCGAGTACCGGGGGCTGATCGCCGGCCTGCGCGCCGCCTACGCCCTCTCGCCCGAGGCCAGGGTGCGGGTGCGGATGGACTCCAAGCTGGTCGTCGAGCAGATGTCGGGCCGCTGGAAGATCAAACACCCGGACATGCGCCCGCTGGCCATGGAGGCCCAGCAGATCTACCCCGCCGGCGCCGTGCGGTTCGAGTGGATGCCCAGGGAGCGCAACAAGCACGCCGACCGGCTGGCCAACGAGGCGATGGACGCCGGCCGGCGCGGCGAGGAGTGGCAGCCGAGCGGGCCGCCCACGCTGGAGCCGTCGGCGTTGGGGGAGCGGCCGGCGCTGGAGGAGCCGCCGGCCTTGACGGAGCCGCCGGTGGCCGAGGTGGCGCGCGGTTGGGGCCCCTCGACCGGCACCCCCACCACCCTGCTGCTGCTGCGCCACGGCGAGACCCCGTTCACCGCCGAGAAGCGCTTCTCCGGCAGCGGCGGCCCCGACCCCGAGCTGACCGACACCGGGCAGGCACAGGCCGCCTCGGCCGCCGGCGCGCTGACCGGCGCCGGCATCGGCGCCGTCGTCAGCTCCCCCCTGCGGCGCTGCCGGCAGACCGCCGAGGCCGTCGCGGCGCGCCTCGGCCTGGACGTCCGGATCGAACCTGGCCTGCGGGAGACGGACTTCGGCAGCTGGGAGGGGCTCACCTTCGAGGAGATCGGGCAGCGCCACCCGGCCGACCTGCGCGCCTGGCTCAGCAGCGCGGACGCGGCGCCCACCGGCGGCGGCGAGAGCTTCGCCGCTGTCGCCCGCCGGGTGGCCGTCGCCAGGGACAAGACGCTGGCCCGGTTCCCGGGCCGCACGGTGCTCGCGGTGACGCATGTCACCCCGGTCAAGACCCTGGTGCGGCTGGCCCTCGGCGCGCCGCCGTCCGCGATGTTCCGCATGGAGCTGTCGCCGGCCGCGCTCAGCGAGGTCGGCTACTACGCGGACGGCAACGCCACGGTGCGGCGCTTCAACGACACCGCGCACCTGGGGCTCACACCTCGCTGACCACCACGTCAAGACGGCTGGGCGCGGCCTCGTCGCGCTCCACCCGGTAGCCCAGGTCGCGCAGCGCGTCCGCCACCCGGCCCGCGCCGCGCGGCAACGGGCCGGCCTCCAGCAGATCCCGGACCAGCCGGCCCTTGGTCGCCTTGTTGAAGTGGCTGACCACGGTGCGCTTCGGCACCCCGCCGACCAGCCGCTCCTGCAACACCCGCACCGTGAGCGTGCGGTCACCCACCTCGCCCGTGGGTCGCCACAGCGCCGCGTAGGCCGCCGAACGCAGATCCAACACCGGGCCGCCGCCGGCCGCTTCGGGCAGTGCCTCGGCCAGCGGGCCGCGCCAGTGGCCGGCCAGAGCGCCCACCCCTGGCAGCCGCACCCCGGCCGAGCAGCGGTACGCCGGGACGCGGTCCCCGATCCGCAGTGCGCCCCAGAGGCCGGAGAAGACCACCAACGCGCCGGCCGCCCGCCGCTTCGCCGCCGCGCTCAACCCGCCCAGGGCCAACGCGTCGTACAGCACCCCGGTGTACACGGCGGAGACCCGCCCGGTCGGCGCGCTCCGCAGCGCGGCGTTCCGCGCCACCTCCCCGACCTGCCCCGCGCTCAGCCCGAGGACCTCCCTGGCCTTCTCCGCATCGCCCGAGCACAGCGCGACCAACTCGTCCAACACCCGCGCCCTGGCCTCCGTCAACCCGGGGAACGACAGCGACTCCAACGCGACGGGACGGCCCTTGAGCCCCCCGGCCTTGCCCTCCGAGGGCGGCAGCAGCACCAACATGACCAGCAGCGTACGTCCTCCTCCGAAGGGGTATCGTGGACCGCACGGCGGACGAGCCGGCCGGGCGGTCGCGTTGGGGCTCCCACTGGGAGACCCACCGAGGAACGTCCGGGCTCCACAGGGCAGGGTGGTAGGTAACGCCTACCTGGGGTGACCCACGGGACAGTGCCACAGAAAACAAACCGCCGGGGCCGCGCGAGCGGCACCCGG
This region includes:
- a CDS encoding bifunctional RNase H/acid phosphatase; its protein translation is MTRALLVEADGGSRGNPGPAGYGAVVKDADTGQVLAETAAYIGTATNNVAEYRGLIAGLRAAYALSPEARVRVRMDSKLVVEQMSGRWKIKHPDMRPLAMEAQQIYPAGAVRFEWMPRERNKHADRLANEAMDAGRRGEEWQPSGPPTLEPSALGERPALEEPPALTEPPVAEVARGWGPSTGTPTTLLLLRHGETPFTAEKRFSGSGGPDPELTDTGQAQAASAAGALTGAGIGAVVSSPLRRCRQTAEAVAARLGLDVRIEPGLRETDFGSWEGLTFEEIGQRHPADLRAWLSSADAAPTGGGESFAAVARRVAVARDKTLARFPGRTVLAVTHVTPVKTLVRLALGAPPSAMFRMELSPAALSEVGYYADGNATVRRFNDTAHLGLTPR
- a CDS encoding Nif3-like dinuclear metal center hexameric protein, with protein sequence MPVLSDVITTLDSLWPRAWAEQWDAVGLVCGDPDAEVTRVLFAVDPVQEVVDEAVAMGAQLLVTHHPLYLRGTTTVAADSFKGRVVHTLIKHGIALHVAHTNADRADPGVSDALADAVGLRVTGPLVPAPDDPTGRRGLGRLTELDAPLTLGALAELAAARLPSTAQGVRVAGDQGRQVRTVAVCGGSGDSLFAEVRAAGVDAYLTADLRHHPASEAREHSPLALLDAAHWATEWPWCQQAAAQLDAASERQGWGLRTEVSRLVTDPWTVQLPSSPSGAPN
- a CDS encoding zinc ribbon domain-containing protein; protein product: MNAEPADQLRLLDVQALDVRLTQLSHRRDNLPEHAEIRAVESQLVQQRDLLVAAQTEESDTAREQTKAEQDVDQVRQRAVRDQQRLDSGLVTNPKDLASLQSEITSLAKRQDDLETIVLEIMERHETAQGRAKELAVRLDELQSQASEIVARRDGLTQEIDAEVATVRADRSTAVAGVPADLLKLYEKLREQQGGIGAARLYQRRCEGCRLELNITEVNDVRAAPANAVVRCENCRRILVRTPESGL
- the yaaA gene encoding peroxide stress protein YaaA, which codes for MLVLLPPSEGKAGGLKGRPVALESLSFPGLTEARARVLDELVALCSGDAEKAREVLGLSAGQVGEVARNAALRSAPTGRVSAVYTGVLYDALALGGLSAAAKRRAAGALVVFSGLWGALRIGDRVPAYRCSAGVRLPGVGALAGHWRGPLAEALPEAAGGGPVLDLRSAAYAALWRPTGEVGDRTLTVRVLQERLVGGVPKRTVVSHFNKATKGRLVRDLLEAGPLPRGAGRVADALRDLGYRVERDEAAPSRLDVVVSEV